From Halobacteriovorax sp. GB3, a single genomic window includes:
- a CDS encoding sodium:solute symporter family transporter: MNAEFFKYALTALFVAVTFWFSFIGMKRTKGLKSFSIGNKDMSPLLVGITMAASISSTATFVINPGFVYNHGFSAYLHYGVGASLGILTAFLLLTKGFRRHGDKTGALTIPDWIFHRYGSRKLSLFFAGINLLSVTFVVLILVGCSILMSSIFPVSQKMALVISLVFVFSYVLMGGTYAHAYTNSFQGLMMVFISLFLFFHGIKYFDGGFFESLQTVGPNFALPFNTESNLYYDFFSVFGSSFIISFALMLQPHIFTKILYLKDDKDITKFISTTIIVGVVFSLMLFIGFYAKLSGLAAIKQDAVVSEYIINEFSGTSWGKYFLTFVTLGLLAAGLSTLDGILVALSSMVVNDIYRPLAGNKITSEKHGLWLSRLVLVVIGLVAFSLAWSPPQFVGLFAQKGVYALAAASVAPIVFGVLLKKTLPIWVVATSSCIGFFGHLYLNLFHGIYNPSVSSSYSIIASIMFMAFCHFMTFGPKLEQAPITLED; this comes from the coding sequence ATGAATGCAGAGTTTTTTAAGTACGCATTAACCGCACTTTTTGTCGCGGTGACTTTTTGGTTTTCATTTATTGGAATGAAGCGAACAAAAGGTCTCAAGTCTTTTTCAATTGGAAATAAAGACATGAGCCCACTCTTAGTCGGAATCACGATGGCCGCCTCAATCTCCTCAACGGCGACATTTGTTATTAATCCTGGCTTTGTTTATAACCACGGCTTTTCAGCATATCTTCACTATGGTGTAGGTGCTTCTCTTGGTATTTTGACGGCGTTTCTTCTTTTAACAAAAGGATTTCGCCGCCATGGAGATAAGACGGGCGCCCTGACTATTCCTGATTGGATTTTTCATCGCTATGGCTCTCGTAAGCTTTCCCTCTTTTTCGCTGGAATTAATCTTTTAAGCGTCACGTTTGTTGTCCTTATTTTAGTTGGATGTTCAATTTTAATGAGCTCTATTTTTCCTGTCTCGCAAAAGATGGCCTTAGTGATTTCTCTGGTTTTCGTCTTTAGTTATGTTTTAATGGGTGGAACATATGCTCATGCCTATACAAACAGCTTTCAGGGTTTAATGATGGTATTCATTAGCCTTTTTCTCTTTTTCCATGGCATTAAATATTTCGATGGTGGATTTTTTGAGAGTCTTCAAACGGTAGGTCCTAACTTTGCATTACCATTTAATACGGAAAGTAATTTGTATTACGATTTCTTCTCAGTCTTTGGATCAAGCTTTATCATAAGTTTTGCATTGATGTTACAGCCTCATATCTTTACAAAAATTCTTTATCTTAAAGATGATAAAGATATTACAAAATTTATCTCAACGACTATTATCGTTGGAGTTGTTTTTAGCTTAATGCTCTTTATTGGCTTCTATGCTAAGCTCTCTGGTCTTGCTGCTATTAAACAAGATGCTGTGGTTAGTGAATACATTATTAATGAATTCTCAGGAACTTCTTGGGGGAAGTATTTTCTTACCTTTGTCACTCTAGGTCTTCTTGCCGCAGGTCTTAGTACTTTAGATGGTATTCTTGTTGCCCTATCAAGTATGGTTGTTAATGATATTTACAGACCCCTTGCTGGTAATAAAATCACCAGTGAAAAACACGGTCTATGGCTATCTCGTCTTGTTCTCGTTGTGATTGGACTTGTGGCTTTTTCTCTTGCATGGTCTCCACCACAATTTGTTGGTCTCTTCGCGCAAAAGGGTGTCTATGCTCTTGCCGCTGCCAGTGTTGCACCCATTGTTTTTGGTGTCCTTCTCAAGAAGACACTGCCAATTTGGGTCGTCGCTACTTCAAGTTGTATTGGTTTTTTTGGTCATTTGTACTTAAACCTCTTTCATGGAATTTATAACCCTAGTGTTAGTAGTTCATATAGTATAATTGCCTCAATAATGTTTATGGCCTTTTGTCATTTCATGACTTTCGGACCAAAATTAGAGCAGGCACCTATTACACTAGAGGACTAG
- a CDS encoding coniferyl aldehyde dehydrogenase, producing MINNAHELQEVFSSQRDSFLKEPFPSLELRRDRLKRLKKLILENKEALTKAMSEDFNHRSEYDSLFGDILPVINNINYCLKNTKKWMKKESRHSGLSILPSRVHVHYQPKGIIGIIVPWNFPLMLSFGPLSFALAAGNRAMIKMSELSTSLTQLLEEIVPKYFTSDEVIFFGGDAPMAQALTNLPLDHLLFTGSTQVGKYVMKACSENLTPVTLELGGKSPVIVDSSVDIDFAVSRLSYGKSLNCGQICVAPDYVLVKKGQAYHFAKSYQKKIEQMYRDNPSDYTSVISPSHFDRIRNWLVQAQRDGGEVIECLESLNDERNRKMGPKLILNPSLESKVMTDEIFGPLLPIIEYESVDEAIQFVQNRPRPLACYLISNDGKVKERVLKEIHSGGVAINDTVMHVAADDAPFGGIGPSGMGHYHGREGFLTFSHAKTVLKANRFFTSTLLLHPPYGSWIQRIIAKFFLR from the coding sequence ATGATTAATAACGCTCATGAGCTTCAAGAGGTATTTTCAAGTCAAAGAGACTCATTTTTAAAAGAGCCTTTTCCTTCACTTGAGTTGAGAAGAGATCGTTTAAAACGATTAAAGAAGCTTATTCTTGAAAATAAAGAGGCCCTAACAAAGGCCATGAGCGAAGACTTTAACCATCGTAGTGAATATGATTCACTCTTTGGTGATATCTTACCTGTTATTAATAATATAAATTACTGTTTGAAGAACACAAAGAAGTGGATGAAAAAAGAGAGCCGTCATAGTGGTCTTTCAATTCTTCCATCACGTGTGCACGTTCATTATCAACCAAAAGGGATTATTGGAATTATTGTTCCTTGGAACTTTCCGTTAATGCTCTCTTTTGGCCCACTTTCTTTTGCCCTTGCTGCTGGAAATAGAGCGATGATTAAGATGTCTGAGCTTTCAACTTCTTTAACGCAGCTTTTAGAAGAAATTGTTCCAAAGTATTTTACAAGCGATGAGGTCATCTTCTTTGGTGGGGATGCTCCTATGGCCCAGGCCCTCACAAATCTCCCGCTTGATCACTTACTCTTTACTGGTTCAACTCAGGTCGGAAAGTATGTGATGAAGGCCTGTAGTGAGAACTTAACACCTGTTACACTTGAACTTGGTGGAAAGTCCCCCGTCATTGTCGACTCTAGCGTTGATATTGATTTTGCGGTATCAAGACTTTCTTATGGAAAGAGTTTAAATTGCGGACAAATTTGCGTTGCTCCTGACTATGTTCTCGTAAAAAAAGGACAGGCCTATCATTTTGCTAAGAGCTATCAAAAAAAGATAGAGCAAATGTATCGCGATAATCCGAGTGATTACACTTCAGTTATCAGCCCCTCTCATTTTGATAGAATTCGAAACTGGCTTGTACAAGCACAAAGAGACGGGGGAGAGGTTATTGAATGCTTAGAATCTCTAAACGATGAGAGAAATCGTAAAATGGGTCCTAAGCTCATTTTAAATCCTTCACTTGAATCAAAAGTTATGACGGATGAGATTTTTGGTCCGCTATTACCTATCATTGAATATGAATCAGTAGATGAGGCCATTCAATTTGTTCAAAATAGACCAAGACCACTAGCTTGCTACCTCATTTCAAACGATGGCAAAGTTAAGGAAAGAGTTTTAAAAGAGATTCATTCCGGGGGGGTTGCCATTAATGATACAGTTATGCACGTGGCAGCTGATGATGCTCCTTTTGGAGGAATTGGTCCTTCGGGCATGGGTCATTATCATGGAAGAGAAGGGTTTCTAACTTTTTCTCACGCTAAGACTGTTCTTAAGGCAAATCGTTTTTTTACTTCAACATTATTACTACATCCTCCCTATGGAAGTTGGATTCAAAGAATTATTGCGAAATTCTTTTTAAGGTAA
- a CDS encoding RNA polymerase sigma factor yields MNPFSMLSDEELMAKYKLGESEAFDVLYSRFHQKVYAYLGKRLASQNAVDEVFQNVFLKFHKQRNNYNSDYAVSKWVFTIARSELYDFCKKKKVEVIEFDENNHGEQQDTKEELDLSSLSSREREAIEGRYFKDLEYEEIAKDLNIAPANARKVISRAMTKLRKKFLTKD; encoded by the coding sequence ATGAATCCTTTTTCTATGCTCTCAGATGAAGAGCTTATGGCGAAGTATAAATTAGGTGAAAGTGAGGCTTTTGATGTTCTCTATTCTCGTTTTCATCAAAAAGTTTATGCCTACCTTGGAAAGAGGCTTGCTAGTCAAAATGCCGTTGATGAAGTCTTTCAAAATGTCTTTTTAAAATTTCATAAGCAAAGAAATAATTACAATTCAGACTATGCTGTTTCTAAGTGGGTTTTTACTATTGCCAGAAGTGAACTCTACGACTTCTGTAAAAAGAAAAAAGTAGAGGTGATAGAATTCGATGAAAATAATCATGGTGAACAACAAGATACGAAAGAAGAATTAGACTTAAGTTCATTAAGTTCCAGAGAGCGTGAGGCCATCGAAGGTCGTTACTTTAAAGATTTAGAATACGAAGAGATTGCAAAGGATCTCAATATTGCTCCAGCAAATGCAAGAAAAGTAATCTCTCGCGCTATGACAAAGCTTCGAAAGAAGTTTCTCACTAAAGATTAA
- a CDS encoding sodium:solute symporter family protein gives MRTLITIDYVIIGVYILLVFIAGMALTKKASDSVDSFFLGGRTMPWWLVGISMAATNFSIDTPLAVSKFVQKEGISGVWFMWASAISALFVTFFFSRLWRRTGVLTDAEVIEQRYSGKAAEYLRLFKGLYFGVIFNAFIIGWVFLSLNKVLTAVTDLNVEMAMIVSVSVVFIYSISSGFYGVVMTDLFQYFIALIGSVILAYLSVAKVGGLDQLTTSLSSMGKEKADLLNFFPDFDNSTLMPFSVFLVYILVQWWAHKYADGGGKHIQRMLSAKDEEHAFKGSALYTSLTYCFQIWPWIITSLCAIILLGESGDPEMAYPRMMGEVLPHGLFGLVVVCLIGAFMSTIDTHLNLGASYIVNDIYKRFMVKDQTPKHYVFASRIVMLLLMIVSYAISKNIDSVASTWKFLLTFASGAGLTWIIRWFWWRANAWTEFSGMIASGLCATVLKIYANDMIYTDKLLITVAFSTVVWVTVTFLTSATDDQVLKDFVLKVRPGSAGWNKITEKFNLPKGEFMKKSLMMWLLSLCAFFGLNFGIGALLLKGKPLAFTLLGLSLSSLIAIIYIHKTEKA, from the coding sequence ATGAGAACACTCATTACGATTGATTACGTCATTATTGGCGTCTACATCTTGTTAGTCTTCATCGCAGGAATGGCCCTAACAAAGAAGGCATCAGACTCTGTCGATAGCTTCTTTCTTGGTGGAAGGACAATGCCTTGGTGGCTTGTCGGAATCTCTATGGCCGCGACAAATTTTAGTATTGATACTCCCCTTGCTGTCAGTAAATTTGTGCAAAAAGAAGGAATCAGTGGCGTCTGGTTCATGTGGGCATCAGCTATCTCTGCACTGTTTGTCACATTTTTCTTTTCAAGACTATGGAGAAGAACAGGGGTTCTCACTGATGCTGAAGTCATTGAACAGCGCTATAGTGGTAAGGCCGCTGAATACCTAAGACTTTTTAAAGGACTCTACTTTGGAGTTATCTTCAATGCCTTTATCATTGGCTGGGTTTTTCTCTCACTCAATAAAGTTCTTACGGCCGTCACCGACCTCAATGTTGAAATGGCGATGATCGTGAGCGTTAGCGTTGTTTTCATCTACTCTATTTCAAGTGGCTTCTATGGCGTCGTCATGACAGACCTTTTTCAATACTTCATAGCCCTTATTGGTTCGGTTATCTTGGCCTACCTTTCAGTTGCGAAAGTTGGAGGTCTCGATCAATTGACAACATCACTAAGCTCAATGGGAAAAGAAAAAGCAGACCTTTTAAATTTCTTTCCAGACTTTGATAATTCGACACTCATGCCCTTTAGTGTGTTTCTCGTCTATATTCTTGTTCAATGGTGGGCCCATAAATATGCCGATGGTGGAGGAAAGCACATTCAAAGAATGCTTTCAGCAAAAGATGAAGAACATGCCTTCAAAGGAAGTGCTCTCTATACATCTCTTACCTATTGCTTTCAAATCTGGCCTTGGATAATCACAAGCCTTTGTGCCATTATTCTTTTAGGAGAATCAGGAGACCCTGAAATGGCCTATCCAAGAATGATGGGAGAAGTGTTGCCTCACGGCCTTTTTGGACTTGTTGTCGTTTGCTTGATTGGTGCATTCATGTCTACTATCGACACTCACCTCAATCTTGGGGCTTCCTATATCGTCAACGATATTTACAAGAGATTCATGGTTAAAGATCAGACACCAAAGCACTATGTCTTTGCTTCTCGCATCGTTATGCTATTACTTATGATTGTCTCTTATGCTATTTCAAAGAATATCGACAGTGTCGCTTCGACTTGGAAATTTCTCTTAACATTTGCAAGTGGTGCTGGACTCACATGGATTATTCGTTGGTTCTGGTGGAGAGCTAATGCTTGGACAGAGTTTTCAGGAATGATAGCCTCAGGTCTTTGCGCTACAGTGTTAAAGATTTATGCAAACGACATGATCTACACAGACAAGCTTCTCATCACAGTTGCCTTCTCAACTGTTGTCTGGGTAACAGTAACATTTCTAACGAGCGCAACAGATGATCAAGTACTAAAAGATTTCGTTTTAAAAGTAAGACCAGGATCAGCGGGTTGGAATAAGATCACAGAAAAGTTCAATTTACCAAAGGGCGAATTCATGAAAAAAAGTCTTATGATGTGGCTGCTTTCTCTATGTGCTTTCTTTGGTCTTAACTTTGGAATCGGTGCACTCTTATTAAAAGGAAAGCCACTGGCCTTTACTCTTTTAGGGCTATCTCTTAGTTCATTAATCGCAATTATTTATATTCATAAAACGGAGAAGGCCTAG
- a CDS encoding TetR/AcrR family transcriptional regulator: protein MIELILQGSIVLGRSKSYIREEALEKIMFLFWQEGFSAMSLNKIQDETGLNKKSLYNEFGSKEELYFLCLEYYLARQYELFNEVLLKKPLGMNNIEEFFNDFHLEDDHRGCFAIKTIVDSGSVPKKALELAMESQLNLEKNMTLNLIESLDEVEAQKKAFLLVTLYNGLMVQAQSNSNTDKIKNLRPLIESILKL, encoded by the coding sequence ATGATAGAATTAATTCTCCAAGGGAGCATCGTTTTGGGTCGATCAAAATCTTATATTCGTGAAGAAGCACTAGAGAAAATTATGTTCCTTTTTTGGCAGGAAGGCTTTAGCGCTATGAGCTTGAATAAAATTCAAGATGAGACAGGACTCAACAAAAAAAGTCTTTATAACGAATTCGGTTCCAAAGAAGAGCTCTATTTCTTGTGTCTTGAGTACTACTTAGCAAGACAATACGAATTGTTTAATGAAGTTCTTCTTAAAAAGCCTCTTGGTATGAATAACATAGAGGAGTTCTTTAATGACTTCCATCTAGAAGATGATCACCGTGGATGTTTTGCTATAAAGACGATTGTTGATTCGGGTAGTGTTCCTAAGAAAGCTCTCGAATTAGCTATGGAGTCTCAGTTAAATTTGGAAAAAAATATGACTCTCAATTTAATCGAATCTCTAGATGAAGTTGAAGCTCAGAAAAAAGCATTTTTACTTGTGACTCTTTACAACGGCTTGATGGTTCAAGCTCAATCCAATTCTAATACAGATAAAATAAAAAATCTGCGTCCTTTAATCGAAAGTATCTTAAAGTTATAA